From a region of the Anaerolineae bacterium genome:
- a CDS encoding RidA family protein, whose product MSRQVIATPKAPAAVGPYSQAIKANGFVFTAGQLGLDPATGKLVEGDVTDQARQALKNLQAILEAAGSSLEQVVKVTVFLKDINDFKRVNEVYAEFFTTQPPARSAVQVAALPLGGLVEIEAVAVAP is encoded by the coding sequence ATGTCCCGCCAGGTGATCGCCACACCGAAGGCGCCGGCCGCAGTCGGCCCCTATTCCCAGGCCATCAAGGCCAACGGCTTCGTCTTCACCGCCGGCCAACTGGGCCTGGACCCCGCCACCGGCAAGCTGGTCGAAGGGGATGTCACGGACCAGGCACGCCAGGCCCTGAAAAACCTGCAGGCCATCCTGGAGGCCGCCGGCTCCTCCCTGGAACAGGTGGTCAAGGTCACCGTGTTTCTGAAGGATATCAACGATTTCAAACGGGTCAATGAGGTATATGCGGAGTTCTTCACCACCCAGCCGCCGGCGCGTTCCGCAGTGCAGGTCGCCGCACTGCCCCTCGGCGGCCTGGTCGAGATCGAGGCCGTCGCAGTTGCCCCGTGA